The segment TACCTGCAGGGGGTCGAGGGGGCGAAGAGCTCGCTGACGGTGCCGCTGCGGCTGCACGACAAGATCATCGGGATCATGAACGTCGAGAGCCTGCAGGCCGAGGCGTTTGACGAGGAGGACCGGCAGCTGGGCGAGATCTTTGCCCGGTACGTGGCGGTCGCGATCAACCTGCTGGACCTGCTGGTGGTGGAGCGGAGCACGACAAACCAGTCGATCTCGGGGCGGGTGGCGGTGGAGCTGAACGAGCCGCTGCAGGACATCGCGCACGAGGTGGAGGTGCTGGAGATCGAGACGGCCTCGGCGGGCCCATCGACGCACGCGCACCTGGAGCGGATCAAGAGGGACCTGGAGTCCATCCGCAACCGGATCAAGGAGTGCGCGGCGGGGCCGGCGTCGCTGCTGGGCGTTGAGCAGGCGCTGGCGGACAAGAGCCAGGACCCGCTGCTGCGGGGCAAGCGCGTGCTGATCGCGGACGACGAGTCGCGGATCCGGCGGATCATCGGGGATGTGCTGTCCACCCGCGGGTGCACGGTGACCGTGTGCCAGGACGGCGGCGAGGCGATGGCGGAGATCGAGAAGGCGGGGCCCAACGGGTTTGACCTGGTGGTGAGCGATATCCGCATGCCGGACCACAACGGGTACGAGATCTTCGCGGCCAGCCACCGGCAGAATCCGTCGGCGCCGGTGATCCTGATGACCGGGTTCGGGTACGACCCGCACCACTCGATCGTCCGGGCGAGCCAGGAGGGCTTGCAGAGCGTGCTGTTCAAGCCGTTCCAGGTTGAGCGGCTGCTGGATGAGGTGCGGAAGGCCCTGAGGAAGTAGGGCGTTTTTGAACGCGAAGGGGAGCGAAGGCGCGAAGGGGAAGGCCAAGGCCGTACGCGGAGTTTCGCGGAAGGGCGGAGTTGCGCGGAGTGGGATCGGGGTGGGGCCGCGGCGCTGGAGGTCAGACTTTTTTGAACGCGAAGGTCGCGAGGGGGGAGCGAAGGCGCGAAGGCCGTACGCGGAGCTTTGCGGAAGAGCGGAGTAGCGCGGTGTGGGGTCGTGGTTTGAGGCGGGGTCGGGGTTGTTGGGTGTGGGTTGGATTTGCGAACCGGGTGGGGTTGGTTCCGGTACCATCCGCAGCCCATGCCGATCATCCTCCGCTGGTTTTTGCGGCTCAGTATTCAGAACCCGATCGCGGTTCGGCTCGTGCAGAACGGGTCGCGCCGGACCAAGCACCTGTACATGCGCGGGATTTACCTGGCGGTGCTGATTGCGGTGCTGCTGTGGCTGATCCTGGCGATGAGCGCGGGCTCGACGCTGAACATGCGGGAGCTGGCGAGCAACGCGGCGGGGGCGTTCACGAAGGTGGCGTACCTGCAGATCTTCCTGATCTGCGTGCTTTCGCCCGTGTTCATGGGTGGGGCGATTGCGCAGGAGGCGAACCCGCGGACGTGGGAGGTGCTGCTGACGACGCCGATGACGGCCGCGGAAATTGTGCTTGGGAACCTGCTGGGGCGGCTGTTTTTCATTCTGGCGCTGCTGACGTGCTCGATGCCGCTGTTCGCGCTGACGCAGTACTTCGGGGGCGTGCCGGGGTCGGCGATCCTGGCGAGCTATTTGATCGCGGGGTGCACGGCGACCATCGTGGGCGCGCTGGCGATCGCGCTGAGCGTGTCACGGCTGGTGGGGAAGCGGGCGTTCTTTGTGTTTTACGTGGCGGTGATTTCGTACCTGGGGATCACGCTCGCGATTGATGCGGGGATCCGGCAGCAGAACATGGGGATGGGGGCGTACGGCCAGGGCGTAACGCCGATGACGGCGCTCAACCCGTTCCTGTGCCTGAAGGCGCTGCTGAACCCGTCGACGTACCCGAAGGCGGGGCCGGGGACGCAGGCGGGGCCGATGGCGTGGCTGCTGGAGACGCCGGTGCAGACCTTCTGCATCGGGTCGGCGGTGCTGAGCGTGCTGTTCATCGCGGCGTCAACGGTGACGGTGCGGCTGGGCGGGCTGGCGATGCTGGGGGTGGACAGCTCGGGCATCCCGTGGTGGCGGCGGCTGCTGGGGCTGAAGGCCAAGGGCGACATGCACCGGGCGCCGCGCGGGGTGTGGCATAATCCGATTGCGTGGCGGGAGGCGGCGAGCCGGAACTCGACGCCGGTGAAGATTGCGCTGCGGTGGACGTTCCTGGCGCTGGGGCTGCTGTTCGGGATCGGGATCACGCTGGCGTACCACTTTGAGTACCTGGAGAGCGTGGGGCGGTACCAGTTCATTCTGCTGGCGACGGTGTGGGGGGAGCTGGCGGTGATCGCGCTGGTGGCGATCAACACTGCGGCGACGGCGATCAGCAAGGAGCGCGAGGACGGGACGCTGGACCTGCTGCTGACGACGCCGATCACGGCGTCGGCTTACCTGCAGGGCAAGCTGCGGGGGCTGATCACGTACCTGCTGCCGCTGCTGGCGGTGCCGCTGGTGACGCTGCTGGTGGCGGGGGTTTATTCGCTGACGGGGAAGCTGGATGTGGCGGGGATCGGGCCGCAGGGCGGGAGCGCGGCGGCGGTGCTGCCGGAGGCGGGGATTCTGGCGACGATCGCGATCATCCCGTTCATGGCGTTCTGCACGATGGTGGGGTTGCAGTGGAGCCTGAAGAGCCGGGGGACGCTGTCGAGCGTGGTGTGGACGGTGGGCGTGGTGGGAATCGTGGCGGGGATCATGGGGGTGTGCGGGTGGAACGCGGCCCACGGGCTGGAGAACCTTGGTGTGTTCCTGGGGGCGCTGAGCCCGGCGAGTTTGATCTACACGCTGGTGGACGCGGCGAGCGCGGCGCCGCAGACGGTGCGGAACGGGGGCGTGGGTGGCGTGCGGGTGTGGCTGTTCTTCGGGTGCCTGGCGAGCGCGGGGCTGCACGCGGCGATCTGCTACGGCATTCACACCAACATGACGCGGACGTTCGACATGACGGTGCGGAAGCTGGCTGGCGGGCGGTAGCGGCTCAGGCGGCCTTCTGGTCCTTGCCGGCGGCGGGTGCGCTCTGGGCCTGGGGGACGCGGATGTTGGTGGAGCAGTTGCGGCAGCGGACGGTCTTGCCGCGGCATGCGGTGGGGACGGCGAGGACCTTTCGGCAGGTCAGGTTGGGGCACATGATGCGGATGGACTCGGTGGTATTGGTGGGGTTGTTCATGGCTGTAGCTCTCCCGGTCAACGGACATCGGCCGGTCCGCAAGCGGGCTTAAGTCCGGGTGGGAGTGGAGCGAACAGCGGCCCCCCCAATTGGCTACTGTGTCGGTTTCCGGACCCTCCAGGACCCCACAAGCCCTCTGTATGACAACGCACTCATCCAGCCAGACCTGCTCCGCCGTCGTTGGCCTCCAGTGGGGGGACGAGGGCAAGGGCAAGGCCGTCGATATTTTGGCCGCGCAGCACGACGCGGTGGTTCGTTACAACGGGGGGGCCAACGCGGGCCACTCGGTGGTGGTGAAGGGGGAGCGGTTCAGCCTCCACCTGATCCCGTCGGGCATCCTGTACCCGGGCAAGCTTGCGGTGATCGGCAACGGGGTGGTTGTCGATCCGTGGAAGCTGGTGGAAGAGGTTGAGGGGCTGAAGAAGCGCGGGGTGGATACTTCGGGGCTGGTGTGCTCGGACCGGGCGCACGCGGTGCTGCCGTATCACAAGACGGAGGATGCGCTGCGCGAGGACCTGTTGAAGCGGAACGCGGCGGCGCTGGCGGTGGATGAGCGGGGCGTGTCGGAGATCGGGACGACCCGGCGGGGGATCGGGCCGGCGTATGCGGACAAGGCGCAGCGGGCGTGCGCGATCCGGATGGGGGACCTGCTGCGGCCGGAGGTGCTGCGGGAGAAGCTGGATGTTGCGGTGGCGATGAAGGGGCCGGCCTTGACGGGGCTGGCGAGGACGCTGGGGGTCAACGCGGAGGAGTTGAACCGCGATGCGTTAATCCAGCAGTGCACGGAGGTCGGGCAGAAGCTGGCGCCGTTGATCAAGGAGACCACGCACCTGCTGCATGCGCAGCTGGGGGCGGGGAAGAAGATTCTGTTCGAGGGGGCGAACGGGTCGCTGCTGGATGTTGATCACGGGACGTATCCGTACGTGACGGGCTCGACGTGCATCTCGTCGGGGATCGGGCCGGGGACGGGCGTGCCGACGACGCGGGTGGGCCGCATCCTGGGGATCATGAAGGCGTACTCGACTCGGGTGGGCGGGGGGCCGTTCCCGACCGAGCTCAAGGACGCGATCGGGGATGGGATCAGGAACCGTGGGCGGGAGTTTGGCACGACGACGGGGCGGCCGCGGCGGGTGGGGTGGCTGGACCTGGTGGCCGTGAAGTACGCGGCGATGATCAACGGGGCGACGGGGCTCTGCCTGACAATGCTGGACGTGCTCGCGGGGGTGGAGGAGATCAAGGTCTGCACGGCGTACCGGATCAACGGTGCGGAGACGACGCAGTTCCCGCCCGACGCGTATGACCTGCAGCGCGTGACGCCGGTGTACACGACGCTGAAGGGGTTCGCGCAGGACATCACAAAGGCCCGCAGGCTGGCGGACCTGCCTGCGGAGGCGCGGCGGTACATCGACTTCATCGAGCAGAGCGTGGGTGTGAAGGCCGACATGGTGGGCGTCGGGCCCGACCGCGAACAAACCCTCACCAGCTGACGTTGTACGTCTCACATTGGCACATTCAACGCAACAACCCTCCCCCACTACCGCAACCGTCGCCAGTTCTCTGCGCTTGCCCCTGGCGTTGCGTTTGGGAGCCGCCTCTCCTGCCTTGGAGGCGTCATGAGCCCGCAGCCTCACACTGACGACATGGCTGTCTCGGCCCTCGCGGCGCTCAAGGCACGGAACCCGAAGGCGCGGCCCGAGACGCTGATCCCTGACGTGCACCCGGCGCGTATCCCGCGGCACATCGCGTTCATCATGGACGGCAATGGGCGGTGGGCCCGGGCGCGAGGCTTGCCGCGGGAGCTGGGGCATCAGCAGGGCGCGAAGACCGTGCGCGCCGTGGTCGAGGCTTGCGACGACATCGGCGTGGAGGTCATCACTCTCTACTCGTTCTCGCTGGAGAACTGGAAGCGTCCGAAGGCCGAGGTTGATGCGTTGATGCAGCTCTGCATCGCGTACCTCGAGTCCGAGGAGGAGGACCTCAGGCGCAACGGCATCCGCTTCCGGGTGATCGGCCGGCGGGAGGGGCTGCCGCGGCCGGTGATCGACGCGATCGATCGCGTGACGGAGCGGACGGCCCTGGGCACGCGGGGGGACCTGTGCCTGGCTATCAACTATTCGGGGCGGGCCGAGCTGACCGACGCGGCGAAGTGGCTGGCCCGCGAGGTGGCCGCGGGGCGGCTATCGCCTGAGCAGATCGACGAATCGAAGGTGGCGGGCTGCCTGTACACGGCGGGCCTGCCGGACCCGGACCTCCTCATCCGCACCGCTGGCGAAAAACGCATCAGCAACTATCTTCTGTGGCAGATCTCCTATGCGGAACTCCACATCACCGACGTCCTCTGGCCCGACTTCGGCGTCCGCGAGCTCCACGACGCCGTCAGGGATTACGCCGCCCGGGTCCGACGATTCGGCGCGGTTGAAGAAGCAGCGCGAGTACCGCAACCGGCTCATCATGGGGCCGATCATGCTGGTGTTCTTCGCGGCGGTGTTCTACCTCGATGAGCTGATGGGGGGCGTCCGCCTGCCCGACTTCCTGCTCCCGATCGGGCGCACCTTCAACCACGAGCGGTTCCCCGCGGGCACGGCGATCTTTCCGGTGATCGTCGCGATCGCCCTGTTCGCCGCGCGGGAGATGACCGCGATTCTTGCAGGGAAGGGCATCCAGGCGAGTAAGCGGGTGATGACGTTCGCGGCGCTGCTGGGGCTTTTCATCACCGCGTTTGTGCCGGACGAGATCCCCGGGCGGGCGGGGGGCGCGGGGGCGGCGGGCGCGGCGATCGTCAGCTTCTCGGCCGCGGCGGTGCTGGCGTTCTCGATGATCTTCTACGCCCGCAACCGCTCGGTGCAGGGGATCGTGGCGGCGGCCGGGGGGGCGCTGCTGGCGTTTGTGTACCTGGGGCTGATGTTCGGGGCGATGGTCGCGATCCGGCGTGAGCACACCGCGTGGCTGCTCCTGTGGACGCTCATCACGACGAAGTCGTGCGACATCGGGGCGTACTTCACCGGGCGGGCGATCGGGCGGCACAAGCTCATCCCGTGGCTCAGCCCCGGCAAGACGTGGGAAGGGCTCGCCGGGGGGCTGCTGTTCTCGACGCTGGTGGGCTACGCGGGGATCGTGCTGCTGAATCGGACGGTGGACCTGTCGATGCCGCCGCTCTGGGCGTGCCTCGTGCCCGGGTTTGTGTTCGGGCTGGTGGGGCAGGCGGGCGACCTGATGGAATCGGTCTTCAAGCGGGACGCCGCGATCAAGGACTCGGGGGCCCTGGTGCCGGGCATGGGCGGGGTGCTGGACGTGCTGGACTCGGTCCTGCTCGTGGCCCCGCTCGCCTACTGGTGGCTCCGAGTGGGCGTGAGCTACGGCTGGCTCATCAAAACACCGCCCTTGTAATCGCTTTCCGCAGGCCCACCCGTCCCGCTACACTACCGGGTAGTCCCCCCCGGAGCCCTGAATGGACGTGACGGCCAAACTGTTGCGGGTTTTTCAAGTCGACAAACAGCTCCGCGGCCTCCAGTCGCGCCTGTCTCAGGCCGAGTCCTTCCTCGCAGCCCAGAACAAGGATCTGTCCACGATCGACACCCAGCGGTCTGCCCTGGAAGCCCAGGTGAAGCAGCACGCGGCGCAGGCCGCGGACCTTGAGGGTGAGATGGCCCGGCTGGACGCCAAGATGGCGACACTCCGCTCGCAGATGGAGAACGCCCAGACCAACAAGGAATACAAGGCGTTCCTGACGGAGATCAACACCTTCAAGGCCGACCGCGACTCGGTGGAGACCAAGGCGCTGGAGGCGATGGGCAAGGCGGACGAGCTCCGCAAGCAGATCGCTGAGCTCACCGGGAAGCGGTCGGAGCGGGAGCAGGTCCAGAAAGTGGCCGCGAATGACCGCGATGCCCGCTTCAAAGAGATCGAGACCCGCCTGAACGAGCTGAAGGCGGAGCGTCAGAAGCTGGCGGCGGAGGTTCCGCCCGAGGTGCTGCAGATGTTCAACCGGCTCGTAGCCCAGCGCGGCGACGAGGCGATGGGGACGATCGAGGTGCAGGACCGCAAGCGGCACGAGTACACCTGCTCCATCTGCATGATGACGATCCCGGTGGACTCAGTGAGCGGCCTCATGTCGAGCGGGAAGCTGACCCGGTGCAAGTCGTGCGAGGCGATCCTGTACATCGACGAGGATGCGAAGAAGGCGCTGCTGCCGCCGCAGGCTTCGAAGAGGTAGGCGGGCCCTTGGGGGCGGGTAGGTCCGCGAGGTCGACTAGGTCGGCTAGGTTGAAGAAGAAGATCCTCGCGCGTCAAGCTGGTGAGGGGCGATTCGTGCCGCTCTCGCCTGTTCGCTACCGCGGGTCGGCCACCATTCTCCCATCTCTTTCCAGGAGAATTTGTTATGGCACGCATGGACGCACAGGGTGGCGGCGGCAGCTTCGATTCCGACGCGGGCAAGGGCTCGCAGCAGCAGTCTCAAGAGCAGCGGATGGGCACGAGCGGCGGGCTCGGGCGCGATATCGATGATCG is part of the Phycisphaerales bacterium genome and harbors:
- the uppS gene encoding polyprenyl diphosphate synthase, with product MAVSALAALKARNPKARPETLIPDVHPARIPRHIAFIMDGNGRWARARGLPRELGHQQGAKTVRAVVEACDDIGVEVITLYSFSLENWKRPKAEVDALMQLCIAYLESEEEDLRRNGIRFRVIGRREGLPRPVIDAIDRVTERTALGTRGDLCLAINYSGRAELTDAAKWLAREVAAGRLSPEQIDESKVAGCLYTAGLPDPDLLIRTAGEKRISNYLLWQISYAELHITDVLWPDFGVRELHDAVRDYAARVRRFGAVEEAARVPQPAHHGADHAGVLRGGVLPR
- a CDS encoding adenylosuccinate synthase gives rise to the protein MTTHSSSQTCSAVVGLQWGDEGKGKAVDILAAQHDAVVRYNGGANAGHSVVVKGERFSLHLIPSGILYPGKLAVIGNGVVVDPWKLVEEVEGLKKRGVDTSGLVCSDRAHAVLPYHKTEDALREDLLKRNAAALAVDERGVSEIGTTRRGIGPAYADKAQRACAIRMGDLLRPEVLREKLDVAVAMKGPALTGLARTLGVNAEELNRDALIQQCTEVGQKLAPLIKETTHLLHAQLGAGKKILFEGANGSLLDVDHGTYPYVTGSTCISSGIGPGTGVPTTRVGRILGIMKAYSTRVGGGPFPTELKDAIGDGIRNRGREFGTTTGRPRRVGWLDLVAVKYAAMINGATGLCLTMLDVLAGVEEIKVCTAYRINGAETTQFPPDAYDLQRVTPVYTTLKGFAQDITKARRLADLPAEARRYIDFIEQSVGVKADMVGVGPDREQTLTS
- a CDS encoding response regulator; amino-acid sequence: MNSPHDPTTPAGEQQWDHSVGTLALSLLNAIGEGVGLYTRAGVPIWSNDLLRGITGAMHERVAWACRQFDRDHPSPPIDLPYPIPSVRSEFLLADSDRFFEVSISPLPRSTLAALGEGMKRWGDCLVVILRDVTAAKKLQQKINAIDLAGSELVRFDADVVRKYNAHERLKLLEDKITRVARDLLHFDHFAIRLLDERTGKLELVIGYGLPTEFGETVIKPALEGYGISGHVAASGRSYICNDTARDELYLQGVEGAKSSLTVPLRLHDKIIGIMNVESLQAEAFDEEDRQLGEIFARYVAVAINLLDLLVVERSTTNQSISGRVAVELNEPLQDIAHEVEVLEIETASAGPSTHAHLERIKRDLESIRNRIKECAAGPASLLGVEQALADKSQDPLLRGKRVLIADDESRIRRIIGDVLSTRGCTVTVCQDGGEAMAEIEKAGPNGFDLVVSDIRMPDHNGYEIFAASHRQNPSAPVILMTGFGYDPHHSIVRASQEGLQSVLFKPFQVERLLDEVRKALRK
- a CDS encoding ABC transporter permease subunit, producing the protein MPIILRWFLRLSIQNPIAVRLVQNGSRRTKHLYMRGIYLAVLIAVLLWLILAMSAGSTLNMRELASNAAGAFTKVAYLQIFLICVLSPVFMGGAIAQEANPRTWEVLLTTPMTAAEIVLGNLLGRLFFILALLTCSMPLFALTQYFGGVPGSAILASYLIAGCTATIVGALAIALSVSRLVGKRAFFVFYVAVISYLGITLAIDAGIRQQNMGMGAYGQGVTPMTALNPFLCLKALLNPSTYPKAGPGTQAGPMAWLLETPVQTFCIGSAVLSVLFIAASTVTVRLGGLAMLGVDSSGIPWWRRLLGLKAKGDMHRAPRGVWHNPIAWREAASRNSTPVKIALRWTFLALGLLFGIGITLAYHFEYLESVGRYQFILLATVWGELAVIALVAINTAATAISKEREDGTLDLLLTTPITASAYLQGKLRGLITYLLPLLAVPLVTLLVAGVYSLTGKLDVAGIGPQGGSAAAVLPEAGILATIAIIPFMAFCTMVGLQWSLKSRGTLSSVVWTVGVVGIVAGIMGVCGWNAAHGLENLGVFLGALSPASLIYTLVDAASAAPQTVRNGGVGGVRVWLFFGCLASAGLHAAICYGIHTNMTRTFDMTVRKLAGGR
- a CDS encoding phosphatidate cytidylyltransferase, which codes for MKKQREYRNRLIMGPIMLVFFAAVFYLDELMGGVRLPDFLLPIGRTFNHERFPAGTAIFPVIVAIALFAAREMTAILAGKGIQASKRVMTFAALLGLFITAFVPDEIPGRAGGAGAAGAAIVSFSAAAVLAFSMIFYARNRSVQGIVAAAGGALLAFVYLGLMFGAMVAIRREHTAWLLLWTLITTKSCDIGAYFTGRAIGRHKLIPWLSPGKTWEGLAGGLLFSTLVGYAGIVLLNRTVDLSMPPLWACLVPGFVFGLVGQAGDLMESVFKRDAAIKDSGALVPGMGGVLDVLDSVLLVAPLAYWWLRVGVSYGWLIKTPPL